Part of the Schistocerca americana isolate TAMUIC-IGC-003095 chromosome 5, iqSchAmer2.1, whole genome shotgun sequence genome, ATATGGCAAGCTCAAAAATTATAAAAGTTATAGTCGCAGACTACTgtgaaagcacattaaaaaatgaGTATTAGTAGACGATGTTATCATATTTGGATTAGCTACAAGATAAGAATGTGGTAATTGAATAGTAAACTTGTTTTGAGAAAAATACTTTTTTGCAAcatacaaatttatccttgtttgttgccggccgtggtggccaagcggttaaaggcgctacagtctggaaccgcacggccgctacggtcgcaggttcgaatcctgcctcgggcatggatgtgtgtgatgtccttaggttagttaggtttaagtagttctaagttctaggggactgatgaccttagaagttaagtcccatagtgctcagagccatttgaaccatttttttgaaccttgttTGTTTTGTGTACTACGAAAATTTTGTTAACTTATTTGTTTTGCTGTAATTTTTAAAAGGGAAACATTTTATAGTAGTATTTACATTTTTGGTCCTCTTTCCTATGATTCTATTGGTATGATAGTAACCTTTGCATGTGGTTAATCTAACTTCATTTTATAGGTCCCACATAGTTTTGAATAGTTCTGTACATGCATTAAAACTTacatattattatatttataaGTCAGTTGGATAAAAACACAGCATTTGTTTCAGTATCAAGACGAGGTTTGGATATGATGCGGGTACGTGCAACAGACCCAAGGCCTTGTCCAAAATGTGGGAAGATTTATCGTTCAGCACATACATTACGCACTCATCTGGAGGACAAACACACTGTGTGCCCTGGATATCGTTGTGTGTTGTGTGGCACTGTGGCAAAATCACGAAACTCTCTTCACTCCCACATGAGCCGACAGCATCGAGGCATCAGCACGAAGGACCTTCCTGTATTACCGATGCCTTCCCCTTTTGATCCAGAACTGGCATCAAGATTACTGGCGAAGGCAGGTGTCAAAGTGTCAGCAGCTGAACTACGTGCACGGGCTTCTCCGACAGGGCCACGTCGTCCTGAAATGAGGCTCGAGGTAAAAACAAACCATGTGGGGGACTCAGTAAGGTATTCTAGTGCACCATCAGAAGCAGGGAGCAGTATTTATGGTGGTGATGACCCAGAAGACCTGACAGTTTCCAACTCTAGGTTTGGAAatgttgaacttacaccactttCACCATCTGGGAATTCTGCCCCTGTAATTACAAAGGCTGGACCTCCTAAGCATCATCAGAATCCTGCAATAGCAGCAAAATCTCTGGAGGCATTGGGCATGGGTGCACCTCCTATCGGCAACAGACTTGTTGAAGGAAATCGTGCACCtttaccaccaccacctccaccaacaCCGTCTGGAGCCTCTACTGGTAGTGCAATATTGGACACTTACCTACAATTTATAGCTGAAAACTCAAATACTTTGGCACTGGGATTGAGTCGTGAGCAAGCAGCTGCACATgtagctgctgctgccgctgctcagCATGCTGCTGAAGTTGCCTCAGTGGAGGGTAAGATTGGTTTAGCTGAGCAGACACCTGAACGGGTTGTGGATCGAGACATTTTGGAAGACATGGAATCATCAGGagcagatgatgatgattatagtgAGGATGAACAAGAGGCTATCAAAGCAGAATAAAAATTTGGCTTGATTCACCCCTGGATTTGTACTTCATGCTCAGTTTCCCATCTCCTGACACGGGTAAGAAGTAtatcataaaagaagagaaactgTGTTGAAGTACAAGAATTCCTTCCATCTACCTCACTCTCAGGATGTCACAAATGTTTTAATTCTTTCTGAATTTTTGTGCATATAAAATAAACATTCAGGTCAATGTAAAAGAGAATGTGTTATGTTGAGAGACTGGTTTAGAGTGGCATGTCTATTTCTGATATGCATAAATTCATTATCACTGGTTTACTATTGTGTTTGACTAATTTATGTATCTTATATTTTTAGGTGTTAagacattttatattatatttcacataatttattttatactttatacatttattatttgaTGTGTTAACCGCTCTTTTTAGAATTTTACAATCAGACATTTTGACTGAACATATTCCATCCTTCTACCTCAATTGCCATTTTGTAAAAAGAATCTACGGTCCATCTAAAACGACGGGAAAAATTGTGGCAAAGATTCTTACAGGCACTTAAGCACCTGAAAGTCACTAGCATGATTATCTGtatgtataaaatttatttttacgttATAGATTACACTGTTCCAAGAATAACTCTTGGTTTATATAAACCATATACCACGAGAAAAATTAACGATTGCTATACTGAAGCAAATGTCATATTTACTGTATTTATAAAAGGGCATTTCACTATCTCTATTTCATATTATTTTCAATGGTTTTAATATTATTAAATCTCCATATTCACAGGGAGAGGTATTTTGTATTGCTTATTTTGTAAATATCGCACATGACAATTACAGGAGTCTAGTTAGTGCTGCAATACTCACATTATTTTGTTAAGATTTTTTATGGAATTTTATTTTTCGTGTCCTATCAATAAAGTTCTCAGGTTATCTTCTGCCCTGCAGTAGAAAAGTTTTATAAGTGATAATATTTAACCATTTACCACTATAACTGTCATAATTTTTGCCACGGGTTTGTGATACTCacttaaaataaaatttcagttgttATGCGTCCAGTAATGAATGTGGTATTGCAGTTCAATTAAATTGCAGTGGTACTGTATAAATTATTTACActcattttctttcttctgttttgaaGTGTTGTTATAAAGAGAGAAACATGGAAAACTTTTATGTGAATGTATGTTAAAAGATGAAAATTACAAACATCATAGGAACAAAGGATGGAATGCCTTCTGctactgatattcatacaagatttTAGATGTTGTTACTATTATTGTGTACATTAACCAGAATTGTGGCTTCCAGGGTGGAGTTGCTCCTGACGTCGTTTCACCTCAGTTGCTAGTTTTCACATGTGGTACATAAACATCTCGGGCTTTATTTTCTAATTACTTCCACAAAGTACAAAGTTTGTAGCAAAGTCTGTGGTGCTAAATTCAATATTTATACCATCAAAGAAAAGAATGGGCAGGGAAAGAATAACTTTTATTGTCACAGAATAGCATCATGATCCTGAAACTCGCTATTAGTACCTCACTCTCCTGACTAGAATTAAGCGGGTCCCCCGAGCTATATGGGGCAATTGCTCCTAGGTCCTCAGGAATGTAAAATACATGTGTTAATTAGTACATACTGTTACAAACTCAGATACCTCATTTTTATTGTTATGACATCTCTCTACAGGTTAGTAATAAATTTTCTATCATGTATCATAAGTactcttcttttaaattttttaatacaaGGGATGAGATGACAGTTATCAACATATCGCAACTACTGTGTGCCTGCATTTCATATACTGAAGAATAAAAATTGGTTTTTCAAATTTCACAATGTGTGTTCGAAAACTTTTCATATAATTTAGATTAACTAACCTACTTTTGACCATCATTACATTCAGTCATCTCGTTCCTTCCAGTACAATCACAAGGATGAATTATTTATTTACGAACTTGTAAAGAACAAATTTTTATACTgaatagcagtgtgtgtgtgtgtgtgtgtgtgtgtgtgtgtgtgtgtgttttccatgtgGCAGTTCCTGTAAGAATGCATACATCATAATGATCAGAAGTTTCATTCAagtttcctctttttttatttcatatatttgtcTCAGGTATTTTCTGTAATTTATGTTTTTCTTGCATGTGTTCTGACATATTCACATGCACATATGTTATAACCTGTATTGTAcctgtcccccccaccccccaccccaccctctctctctctctctctctctctctctctctctctctctgttgtgtgTGCAcctgtcacgtgtgtgtgtgtgtgtgtgtgtgtgtgtgagagagagagagagagagagagagagagagagagagagagagagagagagagagatatcattgTTTATGATTTGAGTGCCTCATTATTTTGAATGTTCAGTCAACTTTTGGATATGCAATTGAGTAAAATACTCAACAACCCCTGATCTTTCAACATGTGAACACCCCATCATTTAGGAAATGGTGTATTTACCTGTGAAAGTACCAGCGGTTGTTGAAGATGTTACCAAACATTCTCATAAGTTATCTGGACATTATTTATAACTTCAAATAGGTGTCATTTTAGAAATTTTACGGTTTTCACAGCCTGAATTTTgttggattttttaaaaatttatttatagttCAGGTTCTCATTCATTTTGGAGTAAAAACACTTATTATCTACCTTAAAATATGATGATCAACTGAACTGAAGgatattttttttctaatgaaatttgtcaaaacactcacttaaaaatatacagaaagaaTGAGAGTCATTTTGTACAGGCTGGACTCATTTGTTGGCCATATGGAATTTACTTAGCTTTTGTCATTATCTAGTGATATTGTAGAGATCCTCAAGATGTAGGCATCTATTATGTGCAGAAACTATGTTTTTTACATCAGAAAACTTCAGTGATATGTTTCATGATTTGAAGTTACATTATGATATTCTTGTTGTTTTCTTAATTGGGTTAATTATGAGAATACTATATCAGTATTCATACCTACATCTCATACTCTGAGACAGTATTCCCTAAAGCTCCCTTTTGTAGTCCACAACTAGAATACTGCATTGTCACTTGCATAGAACTACCACACACAACCTGCAGATGACTTTGACTTCTTGCcttttcagaaaagaaatgtgGAAAATCTGATATTGTTTaaattcagattttatttatattttcagct contains:
- the LOC124615737 gene encoding protein abrupt, with amino-acid sequence MGEVQDPEQQYSLRWNDFHASIISSFRHLRDEEDFVDVTLACDGCSFTAHKVVLSACSPYFRRLLKANPCQHPIVILRDVKEKDMESLLRFMYNGEVHIGQEQLSDFLKTAQMLQVRGLADVPTKENQKPPVSNSLPWSQSSEMRDSFNDDDVSPPPKRNRFSPSPASSAAHNNGGEQMMRESLLGQALESGAQLPPSAGSSHQNKGTSESSLQAQSTGEDSNSSDTAMSDRGGHMTDIVPKTEPSEFGSADDNQQLHHHGNGNGIGLDTQRTPPFPAALLGLQGIPGLLPGPSGLHSNNQDGNFVSRRGLDMMRVRATDPRPCPKCGKIYRSAHTLRTHLEDKHTVCPGYRCVLCGTVAKSRNSLHSHMSRQHRGISTKDLPVLPMPSPFDPELASRLLAKAGVKVSAAELRARASPTGPRRPEMRLEVKTNHVGDSVRYSSAPSEAGSSIYGGDDPEDLTVSNSRFGNVELTPLSPSGNSAPVITKAGPPKHHQNPAIAAKSLEALGMGAPPIGNRLVEGNRAPLPPPPPPTPSGASTGSAILDTYLQFIAENSNTLALGLSREQAAAHVAAAAAAQHAAEVASVEGKIGLAEQTPERVVDRDILEDMESSGADDDDYSEDEQEAIKAE